A genomic window from Struthio camelus isolate bStrCam1 chromosome 2, bStrCam1.hap1, whole genome shotgun sequence includes:
- the STEAP4 gene encoding metalloreductase STEAP4, translating into MNTNPSNIMALTSTTSNKKETVCIFGTGDFGRALGYKMIQSGYSVVFGSRQLQPSSLIPKDAEVLSHTEAAQKATIIIIAIPRQHYNFLIPLAEILHGKVLVDVSNNLKLNQYSQSNAEYLAQLIPGAKVVKAFNTVSAWALQSGALDASRQVFVCGDDEKAKQMVMDIVRAVGLTPLDRGSLLAAQEIENYPLQLFPMWKFPIFLSLGLTAFFFFYSLIRDVIYPYVYENQDFSFFIAISIPNRICPIVALSLLALVYLPGVLAAIIQLYRGTKYSRFPDWLDKWMLCRKQLGLVALAFAFLHVLYTFVIPIRYYVRWKLNSLILSQALNNRTDPFINTYSWLNDSYLALGILGFFLFVLLGITSLPSVSNSVNWREFRFVQSKLGYLTLILCTAHTLIYGERLFLNASSYRWYLPNACMLSLIVPCIVLVVKFVLVFPCLDKPLTQIRQGWERNPRHSEQSNYIINKSAV; encoded by the exons atgaatACAAATCCTTCTAACATAATGGCTTTGACTTCTACCACTTCCAACAAAAAAGAGACAGTATGCATATTTGGAACAGGAGATTTTGGAAGAGCTCTGGGGTATAAAATGATTCAGTCCGGCTACTCCGTTGTGTTTGGAAGCCGACAGTTGCAGCCATCCAGCCTGATTCCCAAAGATGCAGAGGTGTTGAGCCACACAGAGGCTGCACAGAAAGCTACCATCATCATTATAGCAATCCCGAGGCAACATTACAACTTCCTTATACCATTAGCAGAAATACTCCACGGAAAAGTGTTGGTGGATGTAAGCAACAACTTAAAATTAAATCAATATTCTCAATCCAACGCAGAATACCTTGCTCAGCTGATCCCAGGTGCTAAGGTTGTGAAAGCCTTTAACACTGTGTCAGCCTGGGCCTTGCAATCTGGTGCACTGGACGCAAGTCGACAG GTGTTTGTCTGTGGAGATGACGAGAAAGCTAAACAAATGGTGATGGATATCGTTCGTGCAGTGGGTCTCACACCATTAGATCGGGGATCTCTCCTGGCTGCTCAGGAAATAGAAAATTACCCTCTGCAGCTCTTTCCAATGTGGAAGTTTCCCATCTTTTTGTCTCTTGGCCTAActgccttcttcttcttctactcTTTGATTCGTGATGTAATTTACCCTTACGTTTATGAAAaccaagatttttcattttttattgcaaTTTCCATTCCAAATCGGATCTGCCCTATAGTGGCACTCAGCCTTCTTGCCTTGGTCTATCTTCCTGGTGTACTTGCTGCAATTATTCAGTTATACAGAGGTACCAAATACAGTCGTTTCCCAGACTGGCTGGACAAATGGATGCTGTGTCGGAAACAACTTGGACTAGTAGCCTTGGCATTTGCTTTTCTACATGTTTTGTACACTTTTGTTATTCCAATTCGCTACTATGTAAGATGGAAACTGAATAGCCTCATTCTCTCCCAA gcACTGAACAACAGAACAGATCCATTTATTAACACTTATAGCTGGCTTAATGACTCTTACTTGGCTTTGgggattttaggattttttttattcgTTCTGCTGGGAATAACTTCCTTGCCTTCAGTCAGCAACAGTGTCAACTGGCGAGAATTTCGATTTGTACAG TCCAAACTGGGATATCTGACACTGATTTTGTGCACTGCACACACACTGATATATGGTGAAAGGCTGTTCCTCAATGCTTCATCATACAGATGGTATCTTCCAAACGCCTGCATGCTCTCTCTCATTGTTCCTTGCATTGTACTGGTTGTTAAATTTGTACTTGTATTTCCTTGTCTAGACAAACCACTCACACAAATTCGACAGGGTTGGGAGAGGAATCCCCGACACTCAGAACAGTCAAACTACATTATCAACAAGTCTGCTGTGTAA